CGACGAGGGCCTCGTAGGGCGTCGAGGCGCCGAGGCCGAACGACCAGACCGTCGCCACGAGCTCCGCTCCGTCGCGGTAGGCCAGCGTGGCGTCGCGGACCCAGGCACAGATGTCCGCCACCTGCGCGTCCCAGGCCGCGCCCGGGTCCGCCGGAAGCCGCGTGCGGACCAGGATCTCGTCGGCGACCGCCGCCAGGAGCGCCTGCTTGCTGGGGAAGTGGTGGTAGAGCGCGCTCGGCTGGACACCCAGCTCGGTGCCGAGGCGGCGCATCGAGAGGTCGGCCAGGCCGAACCGGTCCAGCACCTCGACCGCACGGGCCACGACCGTCGCGCGGTGGTAGCGCTCTGCCGCCATCTCTCCCCCTCGGTTGACCGGACTGCGGGTCGACCCTAACCTGAACGCCGTTCACCTGGCCACGGGCCGGGTCCGGAGCCCAGGAGCACGCCATGACGACCGACGCCGCGACGAACCCCGACGCGACCCCCGACACGACGGAGCCCACCCGGACGCCGCGGGGCACTGCGACCGACCTCGCCCTCATCGCCGCGTTCGCGGCACTGATCGCGGCCCTCACCTACCTCGGCGCGATCCCCGTCGGCGGCGCCGGCGTGCCGATCACCCTGCAGACCTTCGGCGTGATGCTGGCCGGCTGCCTCCTCGGTCCGGTCCGCGGCTTCCTCGCCGTGCTGCTCTACCTCGGCCTCGGTTTCGTCGGTCTCCCCGTCTTCGCGGGCCACACCGGCGGCGTCGGCGTGCTCTCCCAGCCCAGCGCGGGCTACCTGCTCTCCTTCCCGCTGGCGGCCCTGGTCGGCGGCCTCCTCGTGGCGTACGTCGCGGGGAACGCCGGCAAGACCCGCGCGCTCGTCGTGTTCGGGTGCTCGCTGGCCGCCAGCATCCTCGTCATCCACCCGATGGGCATCGTCGGCCTCATGGTCCAGCTCGACCTGACCTTCACCGAGGCGTTCAAGATCGACGTGGTCTACTGGATCGGCGACCTGCTGAAGACCACGCTCGTCGCGCTCATCGCCGCCGAGGTGCACCGGGCCTTCCCGCGCCTCCTCCGCGGCCGCTGAGCGACCGGCTGACGAACGAGGAGCGACCGCGGTGGCGCTGATCCGGCTCGACGCCGCGGGCGTGACGGTGCCGGGCCCGCCCGCCGAGCGCACCATCCTCGCGCCCACGTCGCTGGAGCTCACCGAGCGCCGGATCGGCGTGATCGGCGGCAACGGGTCGGGCAAGTCGACCCTCGTCCGGCTGCTCAACGGGCTCGTCGCCCCGACCACGGGGCGGGTCCTGATCGACGACGTGGACGTCGCCCGACGCGGCGCGGCCGTGCGGCGACGGGTCGGGTTCTGCTTCACCGACCCCGCCGCCCAGCTGGTGATGCCGACCTGCGTGGAGGACGTGGAGCTCTCCCTGCGGCGCACGGTGCGCGACCGCACCGCCCGCCGGGCGACGGCCGTCGCCGTTCTCGAGCGCTTCGGCCTCGCCCACCTCGCCGACGTCAGCGTGCACGCGCTCTCGGGCGGCCAGCGCCAGCTGCTCGCGCTCGCCGGCGTGCTCGCCACGGGGCCCGACGTCCTCGTCACCGACGAGCCGACGACCCTCCTCGACCTGCGCAACACCCGGCTGGTCGCCACCACCCTCTTCGACCTCGACGTGCAGCTCGTGCTCGTCACCCACGACCTCGAGCTCGCCGCCCGCTGCGAGCGCGTGCTCGTCGTGGAGGACGGCGCCGTGGTGGCGGACGGGCCGGCGGAGGCCTCGATCGCGGCGTACGTGGCGTCGGTCGGGACCGGCGGGTGAGCCGCGGGATCGGCGTCGGGCTCTACCAGCCGGGCGCGACGCTCCTGCACCGCCTGCCGCCCGGGCCGAAGGTCGTCGCGCTGGCGGCCGTGAGCGTCACCATCGTCGCGGTGCGCAGCATGCCGGCGGCGTTCGGCTTCCTCGCCGTCGCCCTGGGGCTCGCGGTCCTCACGGGGGTCAGCCTGCGCCTGCTGGTGCGCTCGACGCGACCGGTGCTCGTCGCCGCCGTCGTGGTCGCCGGCTTCCAGTGGTGGTTCTACGGCCGGGACAAGGCGATCGAGACGCTGGTCGACCTCGTCGCGCTCGCCGTGCTGGCGCTCTGCCTGACGGCGAGCACGCCGGTCAACGCGATGCTCGACGCCGTCGTGCGCTGGCTCGGCCCGTTCCGGCGCTTCGGCGTCGCGCCCGAACGCGTCTCGCTCGCGTTCGCCCTCGCCATCGCCGCCCTGCCGGGCATGGTCGAGCTGGCCCTGGAGACGCGCGATGCCGCCCGGGCCCGGGGGCTCGGACGGCATCCGCGCAGCTATCTCACGCCGTTCGTGGTCCGGGTCGTCGGACGCGCCCAGGAGACGGGCGACGCGCTCCAGGCCCGCGGCCTGGGCGACTGACGCGCGACCGACGCCTCAGGCGGCGGCACCCGCCGGGGCGTTCTCGACGAGCTCGGTCAGCACGGCCAGCGCGTCGGCGACGAGCTGCTCGTCCCCCGAGAGGTCCGGGGTGGTCGGCGTGGCCGACAGACCCTTCTCGACCACGAGCCCGCCGGCGATCACGGCGGACTTGCGGGCCTCGTCGTGGGCCCACACGCCGCCGTACCGGCCGAAGGAGGCGCCGACGACGGCGAACGGCTTGTCCTTGATGGCGCCGGCCGCGTAGGGCCGCGAGGCCCAGTCGATGACGTTGGCGAGGACGGCGGGCATGCGGCCGTTGTACTCCGGCGTCACGAAGAGCACGCGGTCGGCGGCGGCGATCCGCTCGCGGACGCGCTGCACGGCCTCGGGGGCGCCGGCGGCGTCGACGTCGTCGTCGTAGAACGGCAGGTCGGCGAGGCCGTCGACGATGTCGACCTCGATGCCCTCGGGGGCGCGGTCGCGGAGCGCCTCAGCGAGACGGCGGTTGACGGAGCCGGTGCGGACGCTGCCGACGAGGGCGGCGACGCGGACGGGAGCGGTCATGGTGTTCCTCCAGGAGATGCGGGACGGAAGGTCGTGTCGGACGTGGTGAACGGACCACGGTCCGATTCCATTCCGGACCATAGTCCGTATCAGGTCGCGTCGTCTACCCTGGGCACCGTGACCACGCACTCCGCGCCCACCGGGCACCCCGATCCGGCCCTGGCGCTCCTGCCCATGGCCGGCACGCCCCGGGTGCGGTCGGACGCGGCGCGCAACCGGGACACCCTGCTCTGCACCGCCGCCCGGATGGTCGCCGAGGAGGGCGCCGCCGCCGTCACGATGGACCGGCTCGCCGCCGAGGCGTGCGTCGGCAAGGGCACGATCTTCCGGCGCTTCGGCAACCGGGCCGGGCTGATGGCCGCGCTGCTCGACGGGTCGGAGGCCGACTTCCAGGCCCGCGTCATGCGCGGCGAGCCTCCGCTGGGTCCGGGCGCGCCGCCCTACGAGCGCCTCATCGCCTTCGGGGTCGCGCGGTTCCAGGAGAGCGTCCAGCGCATCGACCTGCTCGAGGCGGCCGGCGGCGGGCG
This Nocardioides alkalitolerans DNA region includes the following protein-coding sequences:
- a CDS encoding TetR family transcriptional regulator, encoding MAAERYHRATVVARAVEVLDRFGLADLSMRRLGTELGVQPSALYHHFPSKQALLAAVADEILVRTRLPADPGAAWDAQVADICAWVRDATLAYRDGAELVATVWSFGLGASTPYEALVAALRRAPATGTGAEQDGLPEIGARTLLHFVFGHATDEQTQLQAASAGAIDELPRGGADFAVGLGIILDGLRARVRV
- a CDS encoding biotin transporter BioY → MTTDAATNPDATPDTTEPTRTPRGTATDLALIAAFAALIAALTYLGAIPVGGAGVPITLQTFGVMLAGCLLGPVRGFLAVLLYLGLGFVGLPVFAGHTGGVGVLSQPSAGYLLSFPLAALVGGLLVAYVAGNAGKTRALVVFGCSLAASILVIHPMGIVGLMVQLDLTFTEAFKIDVVYWIGDLLKTTLVALIAAEVHRAFPRLLRGR
- a CDS encoding ABC transporter ATP-binding protein; the protein is MALIRLDAAGVTVPGPPAERTILAPTSLELTERRIGVIGGNGSGKSTLVRLLNGLVAPTTGRVLIDDVDVARRGAAVRRRVGFCFTDPAAQLVMPTCVEDVELSLRRTVRDRTARRATAVAVLERFGLAHLADVSVHALSGGQRQLLALAGVLATGPDVLVTDEPTTLLDLRNTRLVATTLFDLDVQLVLVTHDLELAARCERVLVVEDGAVVADGPAEASIAAYVASVGTGG
- a CDS encoding energy-coupling factor transporter transmembrane protein EcfT; its protein translation is MSRGIGVGLYQPGATLLHRLPPGPKVVALAAVSVTIVAVRSMPAAFGFLAVALGLAVLTGVSLRLLVRSTRPVLVAAVVVAGFQWWFYGRDKAIETLVDLVALAVLALCLTASTPVNAMLDAVVRWLGPFRRFGVAPERVSLAFALAIAALPGMVELALETRDAARARGLGRHPRSYLTPFVVRVVGRAQETGDALQARGLGD
- a CDS encoding NAD(P)H-dependent oxidoreductase; translated protein: MTAPVRVAALVGSVRTGSVNRRLAEALRDRAPEGIEVDIVDGLADLPFYDDDVDAAGAPEAVQRVRERIAAADRVLFVTPEYNGRMPAVLANVIDWASRPYAAGAIKDKPFAVVGASFGRYGGVWAHDEARKSAVIAGGLVVEKGLSATPTTPDLSGDEQLVADALAVLTELVENAPAGAAA
- a CDS encoding helix-turn-helix domain containing protein, whose amino-acid sequence is MTTHSAPTGHPDPALALLPMAGTPRVRSDAARNRDTLLCTAARMVAEEGAAAVTMDRLAAEACVGKGTIFRRFGNRAGLMAALLDGSEADFQARVMRGEPPLGPGAPPYERLIAFGVARFQESVQRIDLLEAAGGGRSHAAYSFGLLHVRHLLAELGVEGDLPLLAAAVLAPLEVPLLRAQLEVQHLPVERLTAAWIDVASRVVGVSPAR